The genomic DNA CCTCCGTAACTTGTTCGTTTGGATCGTAGTCGTCGCCGTATTCCCTCCTGAGTCCAGAGATGACCTCCTGGATCTCCTGGATGCGATGTTGCCGCAGTTCTCTCAGCTTGTTGCTGAAGGCCAATTGAGCGCGGTCCCTCCTGGCCCGGACCTGCATCTGCTCCTCCAGGTGGATGACTCCCGATACCTGCAAAGACAGTCGTTTTTAGATATATTTCTAAACGGCTGTGTTCGATGTAGTTTTAGATGCTGTATACTATTGATGTCTTTGTTTTCCCTGACCACAGTTGAAGGTAGAGTGGCTtgactttactttaagagctgctttcctggtcttatacagcaggggaaccctactctctacaggaccttcaatcattttatcatgttcattccaagaaaaagagaacattttatataaatagCATCACATTAGTCTCTCTATCACACTGCTCTGTTTTCTATAATGTTGATTATGATATCGTGACGACTTATCATTAAAAAATCCCTAGAAATGGGTTCTTGGCAATGATAGCAAAAACTCGGGTCGTAAGTGGTGCCAAGGTCCAGTAATAAGATGCAATGTTAACATATAAAAACAactaataaacaaatgaacaatgtGATTCAGATGTTTCTTAGTCTTTCAAATGTTGGCTTACATTGAAGAGGTGGATATTTCGACTTGAAATGGCAgttatataaaattcaaatattaataatttgtAACTTTTTCCCACGTTGAAAAACATTCTCAAAATATCTCTTAAACTCTTTGTATAGTAACTGCTATAAAATCCAGGTTATTAATTATATCAAAAGTTATTTTGGGCTTGAATGCTATGTTGGCTTAATATTCTTAAACCAAAAAGAAGGTTTAATAGCTATGGTTTCATAAAAGTTAGTATTTTGTCTAATTCAGGGAGTCAAAATGTGAGGTTTTAAGTTAGTATAAGGAATAGAAATGTTATATGTTGGCAACAGTAAATACTTTTACAAGAATGAAACTTGCTATCTTCAAGTTGCACCTTTACCATTGAAAAAGCTTTTATACGTTTCTCCCTAGACCGAATAGTGACTAATATAAATAATTGAGACAGTCTTAGTTAATTTAGTATACTGGCAAAGCGAGAAACTACAGCAGCACTTACAAGTTCTACCACGCGCGAGTCGTTTCCAATGGACAGCCCTTCTATGTTGGCCAGGAAGAGGGGCGTGTACTTGGGTCCACGCGGGTGGAGAGGGATTATCTTACGACGCCAGTTAGGCCTCTGGAGTTCTTGCATCAAAGCTGACTGAAATGTGGAATGAATATTAAGTTGGGGAAGAAATAGAAAGAATTAGGTCAACTTGGTTCATTGTCACTGGAGGTCAGTTCCATGTAAAGTTTGGCTTTGATAACATCAGTGTGGATGTGTGAAGCTTCCACAGGATATCCATCGTCAAATTACTcgggaaagatttatttaaattcttGTCAGGGATTTTATTCTAATTCTGGCTAATGAATTTGATGTCATCCAGATACAAATCCAATCTTACAGACTTAATTAGCAGAGCAGAAGGAAACACAAAAAATGTCATAATGAGATTGTCGATTTTACAATTGTCTTTAACACTTCTTGCATTTTACCGAGATACTTCTAAAAGTGAAAAGCATTTGGGACTATTTGAAACACAAAGGGACTTACGTGGAAGACGTATGTTGGAACCGTCTGGCTCTCTAGATGTCTGGTGGCAAGAACAAACACTTTGTTGCTCTTCTGGATCATCGTCGTGGCTGCTTGGAGAGTGTTCTCTCCAAGCGCGACGTCTCCGTTACAAGTACCTGAAGGAGTTTGGTGTCCTTTAGTTGATGTCATATGAGTAAGCTTTCTGGCATCTTTTGGCAACTAGAATAGGTGTTACAGTACTCGTATTTGCGTTCGTGCATAAATTATTAAACGCATATTCACAACTTTGGAAGACCataaaaatttttgaatatttaacAAAAATTTCAAAATGTTTTGGCCAGAGCAGGTATCGCTCAGATTTGCGTTCGTGCATAAATTGTATAATGCGTATTTACAACTTTACGACACCATACCAAAGGCTGAGTATATTTCTCAGAATACGCTATAAAAGAATTAGAGTTCTGTGTCAAGAAATGTGAATACTACCATTTGCCAACAATTTACAGTTTTGCACCAGACATTTTGAATACTTCATGGAAAATTGTATTATGAAATTTTAAGAGAATAAGAACACTGTCATTGTATATTACCAAATATTCCCAAGGTCGTCTCTAGTAATCTTATAAAGCTTTTGGCTGTCTGCCGGTCAGTCTCGTGCATTGAATGGACGACGCAAAAGTCCCAGTCTTTGTGCTTGAAATTTCGCTTCTCATCTTCTTCACTGCTAATTACCTGAGAAAAACATCGGATCATTAAATGGCAGAAGTTATAGACCGCTTAACCCACTGTTGACCCCGGTCGTGACAAAATCAGTCATGTTCGTGACTTGCAAACTTTTTTTACGGTGGGCAATGACGTCACGTGTCAACTTTATGTTGTCATTTTGTATCGTAACTGACAAAGGAATAAAGGTAGAAAGAAACTGAAAAGTGCTttggaaagctgaataaattttctatatagttgtaTGAATAGATAAAATAGATAATGGATCCTCAGAGTGTTAATGAAAAAATCAAGAGATGGTTGGTGCCATCATCGCGCCTGTCATGCTACACTGTAAGAATGGCTAAAATATCTTTGCATTTTCACTTCAGGCTCTAAATCATCCCACATTTTAAACCTCTACTTTACCTCTAAAGCCTACCAACTTCTTTTCCTCCATCTTGCTATCCAATTAATCAAAAATTGTACTTCACAGAGGAACTGCTGTAGTATCCCGCCGTTGTATCTTAGCTGCGAATGACTTCCCAAGCCCTTGTGCTGGGCCATGTTATCTCAAGGGAAACTACTTTAAGAGTACCTTTAAGACTTTGCTAAGTCGAAAATGGGCTGTGGCATACCTTACAAAAGGAGTCATAGATCATGTCTAAGTCAGTAGGAATAGAAACACTTTCAAGCTTTGAGATGGTCTTTTTCATGTGTGTGTGTTGACAgagagaagggttcttccacctcACATGCTCGAGGCCACGGGCGAAGTTGTAACTGGAATAATAGAGTAAGTAAATGTGGAAACAATCCTTAAGTGTCCAGTGTGAGTTGCAAGGGTTTGTTGTAAGGACAAATATTCCAAGCGAGTGAGATATAGAGTTTATCGGGCTGTGATTTTGGCGAACAGAAGTAGAGGACGGTCAATTAGCCAAAAAATATCAGACGACGTGAGTTGTGTGCGTATATGCGAGTGACCGTGATAATCTATAGGAAATGACGCTTGCTCATTATACGAATGTAAGGTCATTTGATCCCCTCTCAAAGTCTGATAGTCTTTCGTATTGTCTCAAATGCTCCATACGTATGAGCTAGGGAAGGGAATGGGAATAGGGGGTGGTGTGTTTGGAGGCATATGAATCTATCTGCGGAGTTATCAGCATCCATTGGCTGACCATCTTTGGTTCTGTGGCTGATCTCTAGGAGATTGTGCAACAAGTGCAATGCCCTTTCCCTCTTCTCTACTGCATACGAGCGACGATCAATCTATTTTTTGATGGGGAGGTTCTACAAACAAACGGTTACCAATAAGGAGCTTGtttttttttccccggttactTCAAACTCAGATTATAATTGCAAGAAACTTCCACATGATTAAGGCAATATATAAAAGATACCCCTATCCTTATTCTATAATTCAACAATGTAATGATTTGCGGACCACTTCATTTTTGACGACACTAGAATCAAAACGGCGTAGGAGACTGACACCATACTAGAATAGCCCTCACCTGCATGTAAAGGCTTAAGAAGAAGCTTCGCCATCTGTGATAATTTGGAGGAGGCGGCAGGTCGACTGGACATTCCTGCGTCGCCATTCGGTACTGGTCGGACTCATCCATGCTGTGGAATTCCATCTCGGCGAATCTGCCAAGTAACGAATATCCGTTATTCTTTTGGGACGGTTGCTACTCATAGAAAGGGTTGCTAAAAATAAAATGTTACTGATGAAAACAATTGCTACAGATAAAACATTACTCATAAAAGCAGTTGCTAATGATAAAAACAGTTGCTAGTAATCAAAACAGTTGTTACTGATAAAAAGCCAGTTGCTAGTAATCAAAACAGTTGCTACTGACAAAAAGCCAGTTACTAGTGATAAGAACAGTTGCTAGTGATAAGAACAGTTGCTAGTAATAAAAACAGTTGCTAGTGATAAAAACTGTTGCTAGTGATAAGAACAGTTGCTAGTAATCAAAACAGATGCTACTGATGAAAAGCCAGTTGCTAATGATAAGAACAGTTGCTAGTAATGAAAACTGTTGCTAGTAATAAGAACAGTTGCTAGTGATAAGAACAGTTGCTAGAAATAAAACAGTTGCGAGTGATGAAAACTGTTGCTAGTGATAAGAACAGTTGCTAGtaataaaaaacatttgctactaATAAACACATTTGCTAATGATAAGAACAGTTGCTAGTAATAAAAACAGTTGCTAGTGATAAAAACTGTTGCTAGTGATAAGAACAGTTGCTGGtaataaaaaacatttgctaccaATAAAAACAGTTGCTAGTGATAAGAACAGTTGCTAGTGATAAGAACAGTTGCTAGTAATAAAAAGAGTTGCTAGTAATAAGAACAGTTGCTAGTAATAAAAAAATTTGCATGATAAAATCTATTGCTTGTAATAAAAACAGTTGCTAGCATTAAAACAGTTGCTAGTGGTAAGCATATTTGCTAGTAATTAAAACAGTTTCTAGAAATAAAAACAGTTGCTAGAAATAAATTCAGTTGCTAGTGATAAGAACATTTGCTAGAAATAAAAACAGTTGCTACTGATGACAAATAGCTAGTAAAAAACAGTTGCATGATAAGAACAGTGTCTAATAATAAAAACGGCTGCATGATAAAAGCTGTTGCTAGTAATAAAAAACACTTGCTGGTGATAAAGACAGTTGCTAGAAATAAGAACTTACTAGTGATACGAAGAGTTGCTAGAAATAAAGACAGTTGCTAGTAATAAAAAGTTGCTAGTGATAAGAACACTTGCTAGAAATAAAGACAGTTGCTAGTGATAAAAAGAGTTGCTAGTAATAAAAAGTTGCTAGTGGTAAGAACAATTGCTAGTAATAAAAACTGTTGCTAGTGATAAGAACAGTTTCTAGTTTTAAAAACAGTTGCTAGTAGTAAACAGAGTTTCTAGTATTAAAAACAGTTGCTAGTGATAAGAACAGTTGCTAGTAATAAAAACAGTTGCTAGTGATAAGAACACTTGCTAGAAATAAAGACAGTTGCTAGTGATAAAAAGAGTTGCTAGTAATAAAAAGTTGCTAGTGGTAAGAACAATTGCTAGTAATAAAAACAGTTGCTAGTGATAAGAACAGTTGCTAGTAATAAAAACAGTTGCTAGTGATAAGAACAGTTGCTAGTAATAAAAACAGTTGCTAGTGATAAGAACAGTTGCTAGTAATAAACATAGTTGCTAGTGATAAGAACAGTTGATAGTAATAAAAACAGTTGCTAGTAATAAAAACAGTTGCTAGTGATAAGAACAGTTGCTTGTAATAAAAACAGTTGCTAGTAATAAAAACAGTTGCTAGTGATAAGAACAGTTGCTAGTAATAAACATAGTTGCTAGTAATAAAAACAGTTGCTAGTAATAAAAACAGTTGCTAGTGATAAAAACAGTTGCTAGTGGTAAGCACAGTTGCTAGTAATAAAAACAGTTGCTAGTGATAAGCACAGTTGCTAGTAATAAAAACAGTTGCTAGTGGTAAGCACAGTTGCTAGTAATAAAAACAGTTGCTAGTGGTAAGCACAGTTGCTAGTAATAAAAACAGTTGCTAGTGATAAGAACAGTTGCTAGTAATAAACATAGTTGCTAGTGATAAGAACAGTTGCTAGTAATAAAAACAGTTGCTAGTAATAAAAACAGTTGCTAGTGATAAGAACAGTTGCTAGTAATAAAAACAGTTGCTAGTGATAAGAACAGTTGCTAGTAATAAAAACAGTTGCTAGTAATAAAAACAGTTGCTAGTGATAAAAACAGTTGCTAGTAATAAAAACAGTTGCTAGTGGTAAGCACAGTTGCTAGTAATAAAAACAGTTGCTAGTGGTAAGCACAGTTGCTAGTAATAAAAACAGTTGCTAGTAATAAAAACAGTTGCTAGTGATAAGAACAGTTGCTAGTAGTAAACAGAGTTGCTAGTATTAAAAACAGttgctagtgataataatagttgCTTTTAATAAAACGAGTTGCTAGTAATAAAAACAGTTGCTATTGATAAGAACAGTTGCTAGTAATAAAAACAGTTGCTAGTGATATGAACAGTTGCTAGTATTAAAAACAGTTGCTAGTGATAATAACAGTTGCTTTTAATAAAACGAGTTGCTAGTGATAAGAACAGTTGCTAGTTATAAAAACAGTTGCTAGTGATAAGAACAGTTGCTAGTAATAAAAACAGTTGTTAGTAGTAAACAGAGTTGCTAGTATTAAAAACAGTCGCTAGTGATAATAACAGTTGCTTTTAATAAAACGAGTTGCTAGTAATAAAAAAGTTGGTAGTGGTAAGAACAGTTGTTAGTAATAAAAACAGTTGCTATTGATATGAACAGTTGCTAGTAATAAAAACAGTTGCTAGTGATAAGAACAGTTGCTAGTAATAAAAACAGTTGCTAGTGATAAGAACAGTTGCTAGTAATAAAAACAGTTCCTAGTGATATGAACAGTTGCTAGTTATAAAAACAGTTGCTAGTAGTAAACAGAGTTGCTAGTATTAAAAAGTTGCTAGTGATAAGAACAGTTGCTACTAATAAACACAGTTGCTAGTGATAAGAACAGTTGCTAGTAATAAAAACAGTTCCTAGTGATATGAACAGTTGCTAGTTATAAAAACAGTTGCTAGTAGTAAACAGAGTTGCTAGTATTAAAAAGTTGCTAGTGATAAGAACAGTTGCTACTAATAAACGCAGTTGCTAGTGATAAGAACAGTTGCTGGTAATAAAAACAGTTGCTAGTGATAAGAACAGTTGCTAGTAATAAAAACAGTTGCTAGTGATAAGAACAGTTGCTAGTAATAAAAACAGTTCCTAGTGATATGAACAGTTGCTAGTAATAAAAACAGTTGCTAGTGATAAGAACAGTTGCTAGTAATAAAAACAGTTCCTAGTGATATGAACAGTTGCTAGTTATAAAAACAGTTGCTAGTAGTAAACAGAGTTGCTAGTATTAAAAAGTTGCTAGTGATAAGAACAGTTGCTACTAATAAACACAGTTGCTAGTGATAAGAACAGTTGCTGTTAATAAAAACAGTTGCTAGTGATAAGAACAGTTGCTAGTAATAAAAACAGTTGCTAGTATTAAAAACAGTTGCTAGTGATAAAAACAGTTGCTTTTAATAAAACGAGTTGTTAGTAATGGAAAAGTTGGTAGTGGTAAGAACAGTTGTTAGTAATAAAAACAGTTGGTAGTGATATGAACAgttgctagtaataaaaaaaagaaagaaatttttatcaaatgatacttttactcttttctctaatgtcttgtttttcttcctgaACTATATAACCTTCCTTTTTTCAGAAGGCGTTTTCAACCACTCCCTTTCATAGTTAAGCCCATTCATCTTATTGTCTTCGGTTCTGGGCAGTAAAAGGGTATATGCTTTGCATTCAAACTAATTTTTAAGCTACAGAAATATTGATCGAGATTTAATACCTAAGATTTTTTTAAGTATTGTTTTTATAAaggatttttaaaaatatatttctttatggattaTTCATGGGGAGAAATTTCTGATCTTGtctcgtaaaagaaaaaaaaacaatgaggccTGATGAATAAATTTGATATTGTTCTCTGTGtaaacctgaaagaaaaaaaaaacaatttccttttCATTAACTCTGCCTTGGTCACAGCCTCTTCTAAACTATATTTTAAGCCCATTCCCAATTCTAGCATACActcgtgtatgtatgcatacatacataatcatacatTGCATATAAATAGTATGTGAACACTTAAAATCACTTGTCTTATACGAAAGAAAATGTGCATCAATTGAGGTCCATATTTTCCTACAGTATATTCCAAAAAGACGCGCTGTTGTTTCATGAATTTGTAAAATTCCAGGTAAATCCTTTCAATAACATCTGTATCTACATTGAATTCTTGAAAGAGAACTTGCCTTTCTGTGAAACGATGGTTAAAAACAATCCACTCTTTGGGACGTCCAGTATGTGTCCATGCCGCAAACTGGCTCAATTTGCACTGACCAGGTTGTGCAATCTTCAACCGATTCCAGGTACCGTAGACCGTCCTTTCAAGGTCAACTCCTGGCAactttccagtctctctctctctttctctctctctctctctctctctctctctctctctctctctctctctctctctctctctctctctctctctctctctcttattcgtgAATTATAGATATAGTTTCCAGATGTCACTTTTCAGGGGAAACTACTCTAGATCGTTTTTGCCATTCACACTGTCGAAGCTCGATATTAATCAGTTTCTTTACTGCTCTGAACTGTTGCCACGAACGAATCAATTAATGACATTGTGCTATTTTGTGGTCTTTATTTTTAGAATAGGAATAAAAGTACCAAGTGATTATTTTTCCAAGTAGACCTCAGTACACACGCAGAGACCTCAGAAGACCTGTATTAGAGTGTGATGACATGCAAAAAAGAGCTGAATAGACGCATGCAAAGAATCTTCTGGTGCTTAAAGTCATACAGTATCAGGACAGAGGTCATTTGAATGGGTCACTTGTAGAGTTGAGTTAATTCTTCCGTTTATCTGCCATTTTCTGTGAGCCTTTCAAGACTACGACGTTAACTGCCTGAAGACAACAGTGTGTACATGTTAGTAAGTTGGCCTATTCACTTTACTTTACCTTTACCTCGTAATTGCACagcaaagaagaagaattaaagGAAATGTTTATCTTACTCTCAATTTCTGATAAACCAACTTCAAGAAATACATCAATTTAACAATTCTGGGAACACGGATGAAATGAGAGAATCCCAAGGAGTTAAGCCTCAAGCGTCTGACGTCTAAACGTCTTAAGTTATGTAGACAAGATCACCTTTCTAGCTGCACTTACTTAATAGCCTTCTACTCAATCTCCTTCCATCTTACTACCCAGCCTCTTCTAACTTCTACTCTGAAGGGTCTCACAGGCCCCAGCACCATGCTAAACACCCCAAATTCAGACGTGAATTCTAAGGCTTTGAAACTTGCAACAGACAGATTGTCCAATGGGAGATGGCAATTGATGGAGCCTCAAGGTAAGGAAGAACTTGGCTGACTTTATAGGTAGGCCTACGTAGAACCACTTGTTCTAAACTAGCCTGAAGAATAGGGAGGATAAAAGAGTGGGGTTCTTTACctccccttctccccccccccccatggtccAAGAAAGGGAGTGGTAGCTTACTATAGATGTATGGGCATAAATTTTGTCTATAGTAAtgtgatatttattttttctttgaagtcTGAGATATCTTATggctttgaatatattttttcattaatcaaattttatgtgctctctctctctctctctctctctctctctctctctctctctctctctctctctctctctctctctctctctctctctctctctctctcgttttgacattttattattattattattattattattaaaagttaagctacaaccctagttagaaaagcaggatgctataaggccaagggctccatcagggaaaatagcccagtgaagaatggaaacaaggaaatacgacTACAgaagatgtaatgaaaaattaaactatttttttaagaacaataacgacattagaatagacatttcatatataaagtataaaacttaaaaaaaagcaagaagagaaataagatagaatagttaaacctcaagcaagagaactctaacccaagacattgatcTTTCCAGATAAATTCACTTTTCAGATCCAAATAAACTACTTATTGAAAACTGTATACTTCAGATTTCAATCTGTCTGGAcaggaaaataattatgaaatatgtgaccaagttgtggaatgatcttcctaatcgggtagttgaatcagtagaacttcaaaagttcaaactttcagcaaatgtttttatgttgaataggctgacctaagttttttttatagtctatacatgaattatgttttaatgttgttaatgtattttttctatattctattttaattttatcattacttttatttatttccttgtttgcttccctcacagggctattttttcatgttggagcccttgagcttacagcatcttgcttttccaactagggttatatcttgacaagaaataataataataataataataataataattaagttatttATAATAATAGGTTAACAGTAGCTGGAAATATAGGCTTACTGATCCTTGTTTCAGCGTTGCCAGACACCAAATCAAACTTGAAaacgaaaaatcaaatatttaatgtttaccgtttaaaaaatatcaaatatcttaTTTAGAACACATTATTTTTATCAGATGTACTTATAAATtcaatatagaaattattaaagattattccatgcttaaaataataatagatttcacACGACTATTCATCGTCTTTtcgatatcattggaaggattttGCCTTTTATATCCGGTGTTGGAGACCATCCGTCGTCAACTGTCCATAAAGCATGAAGTCGTAGAGGAGTTTTTGTAATGTTTCTCTTGTATTTAACGATGGAAATAGAGAATATTAAGTATATTTAGTGATATATTGAATATTTCCTTACCCAATATGTGCAGTTACTTTGATATTATGCATAAATATAGTTGATATATCTGCCATAGTCCTTATTCGTTAAGGTAaatccatttatttctatttacgtGTTTTATGTATTCCACTTTTATTGGGAACTATTTATAGCCTAGATATTTGAGTAAAATATTTGGCTACATTTAAAGCTAACAAATATatctttttgtcttttaaaatgtgTCTAATAGAGTCTAATTTAGTAGGCAGATATAAATAATAGTTGAGAAACAATACCCATAAACGCCTGGTAATGTTTCAACATCTGATAACGTAAGTAGTGTATTGTTgccatttatatcaataataatgattttttaccatCAATATATTGGCATTTTAGGTTTgaaatgatgattttatatatataaacctaaacgAATAAGTAATGAAGACAACAAACTATAGTTTGAAAATATATAACACGAAGTAAATTATTTAGAGAAGATGTAAATGGCATTTATATTTTCGGTTACACTACCAAGTTCGAAGTTATTACCAGATCTTCAAAAATGAGCCGAGTTATTTTTAACCTTTTTTCGCTAAAAATAGACGATACTTATAcataattaatgattttaataattaatttatgaATTATATTAATATGCTTccttaaataatttatttcacgataatgaatatataaatgattatagttTTTTATACCCCACAAGAACTCATGTCCCATGGACGCTGGAGTCAGCATATATTTTTCGTTTATTTACCTTAAGATCCTTTAaatgcaatttggcttttgtacaAACAAAGAAAACGGGATTTTTTTTACATAAGTAAACTTAAGTTCccgaatttaacaataaatcattgtgtttattatcattatcattatcatatgaataatataaacaagTCACTCCAATTTCAGCCTTTATCTTTTATCCATCTTGTCATGACAAAGTCTAAAGTATTATGTCAGGGAATAGTCTACTTAACtccattcattatttttttgttgAAAGTTGAAAAGgtgtaaatatgtgtattttaCACCTAAAACAGCAGTAAGGGATATACATTACAGTTGGTGTGTATGTTTTCACATGAGaacgaaagaaagagagaaaactttaatataaaaatgtttttaaattttccAAAGATTATCTCACTTCGTGAACATTAGGGTACGTTCTcacttattattatattactttgaTGATCAGGGATGAAAATATTTTATCGATATTATTAAGACTTATACTAAATTGattattaataactttaattttaaaatttatacttaTCTTGCGGTATATTTaagttagaaaattatattttacgaATTTTCAAGTTGAACGAACGCACCCAAATGCccttaaaaagtaaacaaacatggCCGATTGAGACCTTCTGTGAGTGTGGAGTTTTCTATATCACATTTCGATGGAAAATTACAGGTAATTAAACTTTTTCAGTACGTTTATTCTATAATTAAGTTATATGAaggtttcattcataaaaaatagtgAAGATTTTTCCACATTCTACGCTTTTAAATAGTGTAAATTTGAGAATTTGTACGATTATGTATGTGATTTTTCCAATTTTGCATTTAAAGCGTGTACTAGTAAATGGTAGAAATATTTAGTTAAGTAGTTAAATAGTTAAGTAGGTATATTTTCACGACGTTTTTTATATCAAAAGGCGAAAACAAAGATTATAACTATATTTCCTGTAGGCTAGACTGAAGGAAAGAGGTAATACCGTATGTTAAAACATACGTAATtgtatacatcttaaaattaaactaattttttaCACACAATTAACACTACCCCATAGTTATTATCGTTTGAAAAACCTCTATTAAACTAGCCTAAGTGAGAGTTTACAGTATATAGTGAAGACCAAAGAAAATATCTACCCTAACCCCATAGCAGCACTTGTCCAACCGTTAAAATTTTAACGTAATCAACCGTTAAAATTTTAACGTAATCTTTCTTAGGATACTGTGTCCTCATCCTATCGATCCTAACTGACCCAAAAGTGTATTTAAGTTTTTACTATTAAAACAGGCAATGCCACATATTTTTACCAtcggccggtgtgacggtctgaacgatcccccggtctaagaattctccttgataatctgcgcatgcgcgaacattaccgtttgccagtgcatacgaggttgatgttttattttcctggaatgttagcgtgcgcagctcaacattaccgcttgccagtacatacgagcttgatgttttattttcatgcgagcgaagcgagctaatggcggaagaaaaacattatacaatgtcgaggagaattctgagaccgggggatcgttcagaccttcACACCGTATTGTCGTGACACTTAAATTTATGGTATTATTACTATCCACTGTAGTTTCCTCTCGACATTATTCTAGAATTGTCTTAAGAATATCTCTGAAGGTATTCTCAAACACCAGAGTGGTACAGTACATTATTTGAAGAGACGGTAACCTGTAAATGCACCTATAACTTAAAAATCATAATATCTTATTACCCGTTTTACTTTGGACGTAAGCCAAATGTAAAATTGTCTTTGACAATTCTGGATG from Palaemon carinicauda isolate YSFRI2023 chromosome 34, ASM3689809v2, whole genome shotgun sequence includes the following:
- the LOC137626667 gene encoding uncharacterized protein, producing the protein MEFHSMDESDQYRMATQECPVDLPPPPNYHRWRSFFLSLYMQVISSEEDEKRNFKHKDWDFCVVHSMHETDRQTAKSFIRLLETTLGIFGTCNGDVALGENTLQAATTMIQKSNKVFVLATRHLESQTVPTYVFHSALMQELQRPNWRRKIIPLHPRGPKYTPLFLANIEGLSIGNDSRVVELVSGVIHLEEQMQVRARRDRAQLAFSNKLRELRQHRIQEIQEVISGLRREYGDDYDPNEQVTETLQSIEAIMLDDTASSSGSGRQVINMSGCQSVSVGPSFHFYGSQRGNDDPPDFE